The following proteins are encoded in a genomic region of Necator americanus strain Aroian chromosome II, whole genome shotgun sequence:
- a CDS encoding hypothetical protein (NECATOR_CHRII.G8551.T2), with the protein MFVSNGAKDHRCCAPYIVSFNICSRKRSQPSSELYSFPKLYEEMIVTEEKASVASLVVTSIQSYTTDSINKMD; encoded by the exons ATGTTTGTTTCGAATGGTGCTAAGGATCATCGTTGCTGTGCTCCATATATCGTGTCGTTCAATATTTGTTCCAGGAAACGTTCACAGCCAAGCTCAGAGCTATACTCATTCCCGAAGTTATACGAAGAGATGATTGTCACAGAAGAGAAAGCTTCTGTCGCTAGTTTGGTTGTTACCAGCATCCAAAGTTACACTACGGATAGCATTAACA AAATGGATTAG
- a CDS encoding hypothetical protein (NECATOR_CHRII.G8552.T2) — protein sequence MRKVRNGTHIFIVHYSATRCQTTFETNVRKGSCPRGFASTLREWRKTTAFCDHPVRVHLIRDPERRRPPRALYIGRSKTDHTVAFIEDIELPQPSHLNTTSLMYSRVIDFPNRIHKHLDQLKTEFTVYDQSYQLLYLVNRDSLGTQHCTIYRLSNLFPGNNDRSFFMATYVYEFIPHALNKARSGWTEDPYSEEVFYVTTNGEITSIHVLSSNRLMSALQDGASGRRVFSYDAAQRNFISMSGGVLFSQYHKDDHTTIYIRPFENFNQQSLGLSCGFFGYGQNSGYGSPSVIIVRDWDYCRIRDGSNANEESCQLERDNWMIQEGLLAEPKSWWFTTLIVSLVILVTLLFLLVIYICWLRRSLDDTYDGDQTTNLQYYPGQYPDMDISVDRWNY from the exons ATGCGAaag GTGAGAAATGGTACtcacatttttattgttcattaTTCTGCTACAAG ATGCCAGACGACTTTCGAAACAAATGTACGAAAAGGCAGCTGTCCAAGAGGATTCGCAAGCACATTGAG AGAGTGGCGAAAAACTACCGCTTTTTGCGATCATCCTGTACGAGTTCATCTCATTCGTGATCCAGAACGAAGGAGACCACCTCGAGCTCTTTATATAGGCCGAAGCAAGACAGACCATACTGTTGCGtttatagaagatatagaG ttaccACAACCATCTCATCTAAATACCACTTCATTGATGTATTCACGTGTTATCGATTTCCCCAACAGGATACACAAACATCTGGATCAGCTAAAAACG GAATTTACGGTATACGACCAGTCATACCAGCTCCTGTATCTCGTCAATCGTGATTCACTTGGAACTCAGCATTGCACGATCTACCGTCTTTCGAACCTTTTTCCGG gcAATAACGATCGCTCGTTTTTCATGGCTACCTATGTCTACGAATTCATCCCTCATGCTCTAAACAAAGCACGTTCCGGCTGGACAGAAGATCCATATAGTGAAGAG GTATTCTACGTGACAACGAATGGAGAAATAACTTCAATACATgtgctttcttcaaatcgCCTGATGTCGGCTCTTCAAGACGGTGCATCTGGAAGACGGGTATTTTCATATGATGCCGCTCAACGCAATTTCATCAG CATGTCAGGAGGTGTCCTTTTCAGCCAGTATCATAAGGACGACCATACTACCATTTATATTAG GCCCTTCGAAAACTTCAATCAACAGTCGCTTGGATTATCATGCGGTTTCTTCGGCTACGGTCAGAATAGTGGATATGGTTCCCCATCTGTCATCATTGTGCG AGATTGGGACTACTGTCGAATTCGAGATGGATCGAATGCAAATGAAGAGTCATGTCAACTTGAAAGAGACAACTGGATGATCCAAGAAGGTTTG CTAGCTGAGCCGAAAAGCTGGTGGTTCACAACTCTGATCGTAAGCCTTGTCATTCTTGTTACA ttgcTTTTTCTGTTAGTAATATACATTTGCTGGCTGAGACGCAGTCTCGACGATACCTATGACGGA GATCAAACCACCAATCTTCAATATTACCCCGGCCAGTATCCAGATATGGACATTTCTGTCGACAGATGGAATTACTAG
- a CDS encoding hypothetical protein (NECATOR_CHRII.G8552.T1) encodes MVLTFLLFIILLQGIFPSTPKEISFDHILRTNQYLLIYQYRCQTTFETNVRKGSCPRGFASTLREWRKTTAFCDHPVRVHLIRDPERRRPPRALYIGRSKTDHTVAFIEDIELPQPSHLNTTSLMYSRVIDFPNRIHKHLDQLKTEFTVYDQSYQLLYLVNRDSLGTQHCTIYRLSNLFPGNNDRSFFMATYVYEFIPHALNKARSGWTEDPYSEEVFYVTTNGEITSIHVLSSNRLMSALQDGASGRRVFSYDAAQRNFISMSGGVLFSQYHKDDHTTIYIRPFENFNQQSLGLSCGFFGYGQNSGYGSPSVIIVRDWDYCRIRDGSNANEESCQLERDNWMIQEGLLAEPKSWWFTTLIVSLVILVTLLFLLVIYICWLRRSLDDTYDGDQTTNLQYYPGQYPDMDISVDRWNY; translated from the exons ATGGTACtcacatttttattgttcattaTTCTGCTACAAGGTATCTTCCCTTCAACGCCAAAGGAAATTTCATTTGATCATATTCTGAGGACGAATCAATATTTGTTGATATACCAGTATAGATGCCAGACGACTTTCGAAACAAATGTACGAAAAGGCAGCTGTCCAAGAGGATTCGCAAGCACATTGAG AGAGTGGCGAAAAACTACCGCTTTTTGCGATCATCCTGTACGAGTTCATCTCATTCGTGATCCAGAACGAAGGAGACCACCTCGAGCTCTTTATATAGGCCGAAGCAAGACAGACCATACTGTTGCGtttatagaagatatagaG ttaccACAACCATCTCATCTAAATACCACTTCATTGATGTATTCACGTGTTATCGATTTCCCCAACAGGATACACAAACATCTGGATCAGCTAAAAACG GAATTTACGGTATACGACCAGTCATACCAGCTCCTGTATCTCGTCAATCGTGATTCACTTGGAACTCAGCATTGCACGATCTACCGTCTTTCGAACCTTTTTCCGG gcAATAACGATCGCTCGTTTTTCATGGCTACCTATGTCTACGAATTCATCCCTCATGCTCTAAACAAAGCACGTTCCGGCTGGACAGAAGATCCATATAGTGAAGAG GTATTCTACGTGACAACGAATGGAGAAATAACTTCAATACATgtgctttcttcaaatcgCCTGATGTCGGCTCTTCAAGACGGTGCATCTGGAAGACGGGTATTTTCATATGATGCCGCTCAACGCAATTTCATCAG CATGTCAGGAGGTGTCCTTTTCAGCCAGTATCATAAGGACGACCATACTACCATTTATATTAG GCCCTTCGAAAACTTCAATCAACAGTCGCTTGGATTATCATGCGGTTTCTTCGGCTACGGTCAGAATAGTGGATATGGTTCCCCATCTGTCATCATTGTGCG AGATTGGGACTACTGTCGAATTCGAGATGGATCGAATGCAAATGAAGAGTCATGTCAACTTGAAAGAGACAACTGGATGATCCAAGAAGGTTTG CTAGCTGAGCCGAAAAGCTGGTGGTTCACAACTCTGATCGTAAGCCTTGTCATTCTTGTTACA ttgcTTTTTCTGTTAGTAATATACATTTGCTGGCTGAGACGCAGTCTCGACGATACCTATGACGGA GATCAAACCACCAATCTTCAATATTACCCCGGCCAGTATCCAGATATGGACATTTCTGTCGACAGATGGAATTACTAG